Proteins encoded by one window of Manihot esculenta cultivar AM560-2 chromosome 10, M.esculenta_v8, whole genome shotgun sequence:
- the LOC110624686 gene encoding R3H domain-containing protein 1, translating into MEGSVVEDLGAPESWEVADLDETMSRLMLKDSKKDSGKPLLELSADVSVNSGSASGYGSSAPGTGSGEKLPDDIINQVDQFLREALQNPRERLSILRMEQDVEKFICDPTQQQLEFQQLPTSYLRLAAHRVAQHYSLQSMVLLDNNLPDGSGSRIIVRKTSECRLPLIRLADIPVNLPSEDSGVVKVAIKQRPQKRPQTVNNSNPNSMRSNSSKSVEERKEEYNRARARIFNSSGFSSGSSGKPEGEPRLQDGSQHSLLGITKTEEKPISGNSDINSGRGSIESSASSNRSARTRTEKEPISRYKPNNRVAIFRDREVDRKDPDYDRSYDRYMQRFDPGFGFNGGPYTMQPLYTPALNYNTEFPQLGSSHRPQISTEHQPRPLPQNLPGPWAAPSTPAGMGYGHPETMMTPFNPNHVGARSSSAIYLHSSQYPCQRPGMPFIHPHEHVQPFSQSHQQQPDASFGLARPR; encoded by the exons ATGGAGGGCTCTGTGGTGGAGGATCTCGGAGCCCCCGAGTCATGGGAGGTGGCCGATTTGGACGAAACGATGAGCCGTTTGATGCTTAAGGATTCCAAAAAAGACTCCGGAAAACCCCTTCTAGAGCTCTCAGCCGATGTTTCCGTTAATTCGGGCTCGGCGTCCGGTTATGGTTCTTCAGCTCCTGGTACCGGCAGTGGTGAGAAGTTGCCGGACGATATAATTAATCAGGTCGATCAGTTCCTTCGTGAAGCCTTGCAGAACCCTCGTGAGCGGCTCTCCA TACTGAGGATGGAGCAAGATGTTGAAAAGTTTATTTGTGATCCTACACAACAGCAATTAGAATTTCAGCAGTTGCCCACTTCATATTTACGGTTGGCTGCACACCGAGTAGCACAGCATTACTCGCTCCAATCTATGGTTTTGTTAGACAATAATTTACCTGATGGATCTGGTTCCAGAATTATTGTCCGCAAGACTTCTGAGTGTAGGTTGCCTTTGATTCGACTTGCAGACATCCCTGTAAACTTGCCATCAGAAGACAGTGGTGTTGTTAAAGTTGCAATCAAACAAAGGCCACAGAAGCGGCCACAAACTGTCAACAATTCAAATCCAAATTCCATGAGGTCAAATAGTTCCAAAAGtgtggaggaaagaaaagaggAGTATAATAGGGCACGCGCTCGAATATTCAATTCTAGTGGTTTTAGCAGTGGCTCTAGTGGAAAACCAGAAGGTGAACCAAGACTGCAAGATGGTTCCCAGCATAGTTTATTGGGTATAACGAAGACTGAAGAAAAACCTATTTCTGGAAATTCAGATATAAATTCTGGTAGAGGTTCTATTGAATCGTCGGCAAGTAGCAATAGATCAGCTAGAACTAGGACAGAGAAGGAGCCAATTAGTAGGTACAAACCAAACAATAGGGTGGCCATCTTTCGAGACCGAGAAGTTGATAGGAAAGATCCAGACTATGACAGGAGCTATGATAg GTATATGCAGAGATTTGATCCTGGATTTGGATTCAATGGAGGACCTTACACCATGCAGCCATTATACACCCCTGCATTGAACTACAACACTGAATTTCCACAGCTTGGTTCTAGCCATAGGCCACAAATATCCACGGAACATCAACCACGGCCTCTCCCTCAAAATTTACCTGGGCCATGGGCTGCCCCATCAACTCCTGCGGGAATGGGATATGGTCATCCAGAAACAATGATGACCCCATTCAATCCAAATCATGTAGGTGCACGCTCTTCATCCGCCATATATTTACATTCGTCTCAGTATCCGTGTCAGCGACCAGGAATGCCTTTCATCCATCCTCATGAACATGTTCAACCTTTTTCACAG TCTCATCAACAGCAACCTGATGCGAGTTTTGGTTTAGCCCGGCCCCGGTGA